Proteins found in one Cyanobacteriota bacterium genomic segment:
- the psaI gene encoding photosystem I reaction center subunit VIII: protein MTASYLAMAASYLPSIFVPIVGWVFPAVTMALLFIYIEREDPSGI from the coding sequence ATGACAGCTTCATACTTAGCAATGGCAGCCTCTTACTTGCCATCCATTTTTGTCCCTATTGTTGGTTGGGTGTTTCCGGCAGTAACGATGGCATTATTGTTCATCTACATTGAACGGGAAGACCCCAGCGGCATCTAG